A part of Methanothermobacter sp. genomic DNA contains:
- a CDS encoding energy-converting hydrogenase B subunit P yields MKMVIRPHHMISLGGYIVELEFPYRNLIVVNPTDEHIKIEVPVFDEDWIEEHRELGLRIIPVRDEDNYLSLWRREKALLEASD; encoded by the coding sequence ATGAAGATGGTTATAAGGCCGCATCACATGATAAGCCTTGGCGGATACATAGTGGAACTGGAGTTCCCCTACAGGAACCTCATAGTCGTGAATCCAACCGACGAGCACATCAAGATAGAGGTCCCTGTGTTTGATGAGGACTGGATAGAGGAACACAGGGAACTGGGCCTCAGAATAATACCAGTAAGGGATGAGGATAACTATCTGAGCCTCTGGAGGAGAGAGAAGGCCCTCCTGGAGGCC